From a region of the Arachis ipaensis cultivar K30076 chromosome B09, Araip1.1, whole genome shotgun sequence genome:
- the LOC110266929 gene encoding uncharacterized protein LOC110266929, with protein sequence MANSSTSSTSQSNLEKKQTFHFRATFETQDIQLVANIRKLHQHTIELSIKNLQRKQSYNTQEKMAARNQPGRNQTKDLKCATHLLSDKFRNMSEEKKTIVRDLGFGGLMHIPPLRVHHQMLRELANNFKLGENRLEIGYGSFKITPRKIGHALGINATA encoded by the exons ATGGCaaactcttccacttcttccacttctcaaagcaATTTAGAGAAAAAGCAAACGTTCCATTTTCGAGCAACGTTCGAAACTCAAGATATACAACTCGTCGCTAACATTCGAAAACTCCATCAACACACCATAGAACTCTCGATCAAGAATCTGCAGAGAAAACAAAGCTATAATACTCAAG agaaaatggcagcaagaaaccaacctggaagaaat caaaccaaagacctCAAGTGTGCAACACATCTCCTAAGTGataaattcagaaacatgagtgAGGAGAAGAAAACGATTGTGAGGGATTTGGGATTCGGTGGcttgatgcacatcccaccactaagggtgcatcaccaaaTGTTAAGGGAGCTGGCTAACAACTTCAAATTGGGAGAGAACAGACTAGAAATCGGATACGGTTCTTTTAAAATAACCCCAAGAAAAATAGGTCatgcgcttggcatcaatgcaacag CATAA